Proteins co-encoded in one Acidobacteriota bacterium genomic window:
- a CDS encoding dipeptidase yields MQQSERAESARDLHRRLLLVDGHCDAPYRLHRHQTDLGERDATAQVTLESLREGNVGASFFVVYVPPVYAGNGAARFARRLFDIVDRQVDRYEEDLAFADSTAGIEKARATGRTAILIGVEGGHAIEDSLEVLDEFHERGARYMTLTHVNNNNWADSSGEPPRHGGLTSFGREVVRRMNRIGMIVDVSHVSDDTFDHVLEETSVPVIASHSSCRALAAHPRNLTDRMLRDLAKNGGVCMINFFTGFLVPEAAEALTSSKRNRSGPADGEFEEVARDRRDWEGFISWWRALGVPPGDVDTVVDHIVHAASIAGLDHVGIGTDFDGVPGLPAGLETPHGLVSLTERLLARDFREEEIRAIYGSNFMRVFGQIESAARP; encoded by the coding sequence ATGCAACAGTCTGAACGCGCGGAATCAGCCAGAGACCTGCATCGGCGGCTTCTGCTCGTCGATGGTCACTGCGATGCTCCATACCGCCTTCACCGTCACCAGACGGATCTGGGAGAGCGCGACGCCACCGCCCAGGTGACTCTGGAGTCGCTCAGGGAGGGCAATGTCGGCGCGAGCTTCTTCGTCGTCTATGTACCGCCGGTCTATGCCGGGAACGGCGCAGCGCGATTCGCCCGACGACTCTTCGACATCGTCGACAGACAGGTCGACCGCTATGAGGAGGATCTCGCGTTTGCCGACTCGACCGCCGGGATCGAGAAGGCCCGGGCGACGGGACGGACCGCGATTCTGATCGGCGTCGAGGGGGGGCACGCCATCGAGGACTCGCTCGAGGTCCTCGACGAGTTTCACGAACGGGGGGCGCGCTACATGACCCTCACCCACGTCAACAACAACAACTGGGCGGACTCCTCCGGCGAGCCGCCGCGTCACGGCGGGCTGACTTCGTTCGGGCGTGAAGTCGTCCGACGGATGAATCGGATCGGAATGATCGTCGACGTTTCCCACGTCTCCGACGATACGTTCGATCACGTGCTGGAAGAGACCTCGGTTCCGGTCATCGCAAGCCACTCATCGTGTCGGGCTCTCGCCGCGCATCCTCGAAATCTCACCGATCGGATGCTCCGCGATCTCGCGAAGAACGGCGGCGTCTGCATGATCAACTTTTTTACGGGATTTCTCGTTCCGGAAGCCGCAGAGGCCCTGACGAGCTCGAAGAGGAACCGTTCGGGACCGGCCGATGGGGAGTTCGAAGAAGTGGCACGCGACCGGCGCGACTGGGAGGGATTCATCTCCTGGTGGAGAGCCCTCGGGGTGCCGCCTGGCGACGTCGATACGGTGGTCGACCACATCGTTCACGCCGCGTCGATCGCCGGTCTCGATCATGTGGGGATCGGAACCGATTTCGATGGCGTGCCGGGTCTGCCGGCCGGTCTCGAGACGCCCCACGGTCTGGTATCTCTGACCGAGCGCCTGCTCGCCCGCGACTTCCGGGAAGAGGAGATTCGCGCGATTTACGGGAGCAATTTCATGCGGGTCTTCGGGCAGATCGAATCCGCCGCGCGTCCCTGA
- a CDS encoding CHRD domain-containing protein — MKRICLILMVLVMAVPAFAQEFTATLTGAAEVGGGDPDGFGRANIVIEGTTIHFELFVLYIEPPTMAHIHEGPAGVNGPIVVDFMPNFDGSTATGSVTASQSVIDRILANPSSFYVNVHNVPFPGGAIRGQLEGGVSETLIFPIVGSTEGVNNTRFVTDLRIVNPTDSPVAVTIEMFEASSDGIPVPTATENITILPNVQAAFDDVTGDFLGQPGKAGALVLHADGDIAAHVRVINDQRGINEGTAGISLRGQAPSEAKTSGVLPLLSQASAADRGLGLGFRTNIGFYNPADTSGQIRFTAHAANGTMIGTAVVEVGPYQQTQKGVFDMIDTVMEGNRVQDDFYVIWEASTPVFVYGTTVDNTTGDSVFVD; from the coding sequence ATGAAGAGAATTTGCTTGATACTGATGGTTCTGGTGATGGCGGTTCCCGCCTTCGCTCAGGAGTTCACGGCGACCCTGACCGGTGCAGCGGAAGTCGGTGGTGGTGATCCGGACGGCTTCGGTAGGGCGAACATCGTGATTGAAGGTACAACGATTCATTTCGAGCTCTTCGTGCTGTACATCGAACCGCCGACGATGGCGCACATTCACGAGGGCCCAGCCGGGGTGAACGGACCGATCGTGGTCGACTTCATGCCGAACTTCGACGGATCGACTGCGACCGGCTCGGTGACGGCCAGCCAGAGCGTCATCGACAGGATCCTCGCAAATCCGTCCAGTTTCTACGTCAACGTTCACAATGTGCCCTTTCCGGGCGGCGCGATCAGGGGACAGCTCGAAGGCGGCGTCAGTGAGACGCTGATCTTCCCCATCGTCGGAAGCACCGAGGGTGTGAACAACACGCGGTTCGTCACGGATCTCAGGATCGTCAACCCGACAGATTCACCGGTCGCTGTGACGATTGAAATGTTTGAAGCCAGCTCTGATGGAATCCCTGTCCCGACTGCCACGGAGAACATCACGATTCTGCCGAATGTGCAGGCTGCTTTCGACGATGTCACCGGAGATTTCCTCGGACAGCCCGGAAAAGCGGGAGCGCTCGTTCTCCACGCCGATGGCGACATCGCCGCCCACGTTCGCGTGATCAACGATCAGCGGGGGATCAACGAGGGAACCGCCGGCATCTCGCTTCGAGGCCAGGCTCCATCGGAAGCGAAGACCAGCGGAGTTCTGCCGCTTCTCTCGCAGGCTTCTGCGGCTGATCGCGGGTTGGGTCTCGGTTTCCGGACGAACATCGGCTTCTACAATCCGGCTGATACATCCGGGCAGATCAGATTCACGGCGCATGCGGCGAATGGCACGATGATCGGCACCGCAGTCGTCGAGGTCGGGCCCTACCAGCAGACGCAGAAAGGGGTGTTCGACATGATCGACACGGTGATGGAGGGCAACCGCGTCCAGGACGACTTCTACGTCATCTGGGAGGCCAGCACGCCGGTATTCGTGTACGGAACGACCGTTGACAATACGACGGGCGATTCGGTTTTCGTAGACTGA
- a CDS encoding OprO/OprP family phosphate-selective porin produces MQGSARAIRRFALLAAFVSLPAFAQDDDAAVERLKNELEKLKISGYLQSEYLTRDEGVDEFRVRRGRLKFTYRANDYASFVIQPDFSSAGVSVKDAYLEVTEDWTGWDNTLTAGQFKWPFGFEVLQSSSNREVPERARVIRELFPGERDRGMMFSGEIPGGRYDYRIGVFNGNGTSDSEEVDSAKDIVGRFGVGFGAVRGGVSGYQGESNGMDKTRAGFDVQWDTPLPGVELRAEWMTGEEEGADVDGWYTYAIWDFTERQTLTVRVDEYDDEIEAITTFVGAYSYEVTSNTKLMVALEHPDEGGDVGTLRFQYKF; encoded by the coding sequence ATGCAGGGTTCGGCCAGGGCAATCAGACGGTTCGCGTTGCTGGCGGCATTCGTTTCCCTTCCCGCGTTTGCCCAGGACGACGACGCTGCGGTCGAGCGGCTGAAAAACGAGCTCGAGAAGCTGAAAATCTCCGGCTATCTGCAGTCGGAGTATCTGACCAGAGACGAGGGGGTCGACGAATTCCGGGTTCGACGAGGACGCCTCAAGTTCACCTACCGGGCAAACGACTATGCGAGCTTCGTGATCCAGCCTGATTTTTCATCCGCAGGAGTCAGCGTGAAAGATGCGTATCTGGAGGTGACCGAGGACTGGACCGGCTGGGACAACACGCTGACTGCCGGGCAGTTCAAATGGCCGTTTGGCTTCGAGGTGCTCCAGTCCTCGAGCAATCGCGAGGTTCCGGAGCGCGCGCGGGTCATCCGGGAGCTGTTTCCCGGCGAGCGCGACCGGGGCATGATGTTCTCCGGAGAGATTCCGGGGGGACGTTACGACTACCGGATCGGGGTCTTCAATGGAAACGGGACGTCCGATTCAGAGGAGGTAGACTCGGCAAAAGACATCGTAGGGCGTTTTGGCGTCGGCTTCGGAGCGGTTCGCGGGGGAGTTTCCGGCTACCAGGGGGAAAGCAACGGCATGGACAAGACGCGCGCCGGTTTCGACGTTCAATGGGACACGCCGCTACCGGGTGTCGAGTTGAGGGCCGAGTGGATGACCGGTGAGGAAGAGGGAGCCGATGTCGACGGGTGGTACACCTATGCGATCTGGGATTTCACCGAACGGCAGACTCTCACCGTCCGAGTCGATGAGTACGACGACGAGATCGAGGCGATTACGACATTCGTAGGGGCGTACTCGTACGAGGTGACTTCGAACACGAAACTGATGGTTGCGCTCGAGCATCCCGACGAGGGAGGCGATGTCGGGACGCTGAGGTTTCAATACAAGTTCTGA
- a CDS encoding PstS family phosphate ABC transporter substrate-binding protein, with amino-acid sequence MRRFQGIFAAFFAVIALAGCGGGESATGDSAAAGGASGEISLDGSSTVFPITEAIAEEFRRNHPGARVSIGVSGTGGGFKKFCAGETDIQNASRIIKESEIAACAEAGIEWIELPVAYDGLAVVVNPENDWVNMITVEELRTIWEPAAQGEIMRWSDVRPGWPDTELHLYGPGVDSGTFDYFTLAINGEEGASRGDFTASEDDNVLVQGIANDRNALGFFGFAYYDENRSRLKIVPVDDGDASNGAGAIVPSIDTVRNSTYQPLSRPIFIYVRKDALEEPVVAEFIDFYLENAEDLVGEVGYIPLPANAYRMAQARVDDRITGSMFEDAGSQVGVSIEDLLNVESRSAAPDRPAETTTTE; translated from the coding sequence ATGAGACGGTTTCAGGGTATTTTTGCAGCGTTCTTCGCAGTCATTGCGTTGGCGGGTTGTGGAGGGGGCGAATCCGCGACCGGCGACAGCGCCGCAGCGGGGGGCGCCTCGGGCGAGATCAGCCTCGACGGCTCGAGCACGGTTTTCCCGATCACCGAAGCGATCGCCGAGGAGTTCAGAAGGAACCATCCCGGAGCGCGGGTCTCGATCGGGGTGTCGGGTACGGGTGGTGGATTCAAGAAGTTCTGTGCCGGAGAGACCGACATCCAGAACGCCTCGCGCATCATCAAGGAATCCGAGATCGCAGCATGCGCGGAGGCGGGGATCGAGTGGATCGAGCTTCCGGTGGCCTACGATGGGCTTGCCGTCGTTGTGAATCCGGAGAACGACTGGGTGAATATGATTACGGTCGAGGAGCTCAGGACGATATGGGAGCCGGCCGCGCAGGGAGAGATCATGCGGTGGAGCGACGTCCGTCCCGGCTGGCCGGACACGGAGCTTCATCTTTACGGTCCTGGAGTCGATTCGGGGACCTTCGATTACTTCACCCTGGCAATCAACGGAGAAGAGGGAGCGAGTCGCGGCGACTTCACGGCCAGCGAGGACGACAACGTGCTCGTCCAGGGGATCGCGAACGACCGGAACGCGCTCGGGTTCTTCGGATTCGCCTATTACGATGAGAACAGGAGCCGGCTGAAGATCGTCCCCGTCGATGACGGCGATGCGAGCAACGGCGCTGGCGCGATCGTTCCCTCCATCGACACGGTGCGCAACTCGACATACCAACCGCTTTCCCGGCCAATCTTCATTTATGTTCGAAAAGATGCGCTGGAAGAGCCGGTCGTTGCCGAGTTCATCGATTTCTATCTCGAAAATGCGGAGGATCTGGTAGGAGAGGTCGGCTACATACCGCTTCCGGCCAATGCATACAGGATGGCGCAGGCCAGGGTGGACGACCGGATAACCGGCTCGATGTTCGAGGACGCTGGCTCGCAAGTGGGTGTCTCGATCGAAGACCTGCTCAACGTCGAATCCCGGTCCGCTGCGCCAGACCGGCCGGCCGAAACGACGACGACCGAGTAG
- the pstC gene encoding phosphate ABC transporter permease subunit PstC, which translates to MERSQFETSLSVPQAPSERAAHVILFICGFVSVLTTIGIVLILAWESFQFFQVVPLRDFLFDTQWTPLFSEKHFGIAALLSGTLLTTVIAILVALPLGLSAAVFLSEFAHEKVRRVLKPALEVLAGIPTVVYGYFALTFVTPILQKIVPNLSGFNALSPGIVMGVMIVPIIASLSEDAIYSVPRSIREGGWALGSARLATIIRVVIPSAYSGIAASVILGFSRAIGETMIVTIAAGLQPRLTFDPRVPIETMTAYIVQVSMGDTPSGTLEYKTIFAVGMALFLLTLVLNLISFALRRRVMKGSG; encoded by the coding sequence ATGGAGAGAAGCCAGTTCGAGACTTCACTGAGCGTGCCGCAGGCGCCCAGCGAGCGTGCCGCTCACGTCATTCTGTTCATCTGCGGATTCGTTTCCGTTCTGACGACGATCGGGATCGTTTTGATTCTGGCCTGGGAGTCCTTCCAGTTTTTCCAGGTCGTGCCGCTTCGCGATTTTCTCTTCGATACGCAGTGGACGCCGCTGTTCAGCGAAAAGCACTTCGGGATCGCGGCGCTTCTTTCGGGGACGCTGCTGACGACGGTGATCGCGATCCTGGTCGCGCTTCCGCTCGGGCTGTCGGCGGCGGTGTTCCTGAGCGAGTTCGCGCACGAGAAGGTCCGACGGGTTCTGAAGCCTGCCCTCGAGGTCCTGGCGGGGATCCCGACGGTCGTGTACGGCTACTTCGCCCTCACCTTCGTCACTCCGATTCTCCAGAAGATCGTGCCCAATCTCTCCGGATTCAATGCATTGAGCCCGGGGATCGTGATGGGAGTGATGATCGTGCCGATCATCGCTTCGCTGAGCGAGGATGCGATCTATTCAGTCCCCCGGAGCATTCGTGAAGGGGGATGGGCGCTCGGTTCGGCGAGGCTTGCGACGATCATCAGAGTGGTCATACCTTCTGCCTATTCGGGCATCGCGGCATCGGTGATTCTCGGCTTCTCGCGCGCGATCGGGGAGACGATGATCGTGACGATCGCCGCCGGCCTGCAGCCGCGGCTCACCTTCGATCCGAGGGTTCCGATCGAGACGATGACCGCTTACATCGTTCAGGTGTCGATGGGGGACACACCTTCCGGAACGCTCGAGTACAAGACGATCTTCGCGGTCGGGATGGCGCTTTTCCTCCTGACGCTCGTGCTGAATCTGATCTCGTTCGCGCTGAGGCGAAGGGTCATGAAGGGGAGCGGATGA
- the pstA gene encoding phosphate ABC transporter permease PstA, translating to MTPLLEDDINLIEDPDLVARSLDERIETAFKAICFLALLLPLMLLAVLFGDVMLDAIPRLSLDFIRNFPSRLPIRAGILPALVGSAWLMVLTAAIAIPLGVGAALYLEEYARPGTLTSIIEINIGNLAGVPSIIYGLLGLELFVRVMQMGRSLLAGAATLALLVLPVVIMSSREALRTVPNPLREAAWGLGADRWQTLRRVILPMSVPGILTGIILSLARAIGETAPLIALGAITYIDYLPDSVRSKFTALPIQIFNWVSRPDPEFHLNAAAGIVVLLALMLSMNGIAIWLRIRLQKRANW from the coding sequence ATGACACCTCTGCTCGAAGACGACATCAACCTGATCGAGGATCCGGATCTGGTCGCGCGATCGCTCGACGAGCGCATCGAAACAGCGTTCAAGGCGATCTGTTTTCTCGCGCTCCTGCTCCCGCTGATGCTGCTCGCGGTCCTCTTCGGTGACGTCATGCTCGACGCGATTCCACGGCTCAGCCTCGATTTCATTCGAAACTTCCCGTCGAGGCTTCCGATCCGCGCCGGAATTCTCCCCGCGCTCGTCGGGAGCGCCTGGCTCATGGTGCTGACCGCGGCGATCGCGATTCCTCTCGGAGTCGGCGCGGCACTCTATCTGGAGGAGTATGCCCGGCCGGGTACCCTGACCTCGATCATCGAGATCAACATCGGCAACCTCGCGGGCGTCCCCTCGATCATCTACGGTCTGCTGGGGCTCGAGCTGTTCGTTCGGGTCATGCAGATGGGGCGGAGTCTGCTCGCTGGTGCGGCGACGCTCGCTCTCCTGGTACTTCCGGTCGTGATCATGTCGTCCCGCGAGGCGTTGCGAACGGTTCCGAACCCGCTTCGGGAAGCCGCGTGGGGCCTCGGTGCCGACCGGTGGCAGACGCTTCGCCGGGTGATTCTTCCGATGTCGGTCCCGGGCATCCTGACGGGCATCATCCTCAGTCTCGCCAGGGCGATCGGGGAAACGGCGCCTCTGATTGCTCTCGGAGCGATCACCTACATCGATTACCTCCCCGACTCGGTACGAAGCAAGTTCACCGCATTGCCGATCCAGATCTTCAACTGGGTTTCACGACCCGACCCGGAGTTTCATCTGAATGCAGCCGCCGGCATCGTCGTGCTTCTCGCGTTGATGCTGTCGATGAACGGAATCGCGATCTGGTTAAGGATCCGCCTCCAGAAACGAGCGAACTGGTGA
- the pstB gene encoding phosphate ABC transporter ATP-binding protein PstB: MDGTAQAEEISPQTPIKLRTEGLRAWYGDTEAVRGIDLEFEQNSVMAIIGPSGCGKSTFIRCLNRMHEVVPGARVEGRVLVDGYDIYSPKVNPVRVRRHIGMVFQKPNPFPTMSIRDNVLAGLKLQGIRVSNPDELVEGALSRAALWDEVKDDLDRSGMSLSGGQQQRLCIARALALEPEIILMDEPASALDPIATQKIEELIYELKNNYTIIIVTHNMQQAARVSDRTAFLMLGELIECDETRQIFMKPRKRITEDYVTGRFG, from the coding sequence ATGGACGGGACCGCGCAGGCTGAGGAGATCAGTCCACAAACCCCGATCAAGCTGAGAACCGAAGGTCTCCGCGCCTGGTATGGCGATACGGAGGCGGTCAGGGGAATCGACCTCGAATTCGAGCAGAACTCGGTGATGGCGATCATCGGACCATCGGGTTGTGGGAAGTCGACCTTCATCCGCTGCCTCAACCGGATGCACGAGGTCGTGCCGGGGGCCCGAGTCGAGGGGAGGGTGCTGGTCGACGGGTACGACATCTACTCCCCGAAGGTGAACCCGGTGCGGGTGCGCCGGCACATCGGAATGGTGTTCCAGAAGCCGAATCCGTTTCCGACGATGTCGATTCGTGACAACGTGCTCGCGGGTCTGAAGCTCCAGGGAATCCGGGTATCCAACCCCGACGAGCTCGTCGAGGGGGCATTGTCGCGGGCGGCATTGTGGGACGAGGTGAAGGACGATCTTGACCGCTCGGGGATGAGCCTTTCGGGCGGCCAGCAGCAGCGTTTGTGCATTGCCCGGGCCCTGGCGCTCGAGCCGGAAATCATTCTGATGGACGAGCCGGCCTCGGCGCTCGACCCGATCGCCACGCAGAAGATCGAGGAGCTGATCTACGAGCTCAAAAACAACTACACGATCATCATCGTGACCCACAACATGCAGCAGGCAGCGCGGGTTTCGGACAGGACTGCGTTTCTTATGCTCGGCGAGCTGATCGAGTGTGACGAGACGCGCCAGATTTTCATGAAGCCTCGTAAGCGAATCACAGAGGATTACGTGACCGGGAGATTCGGTTGA
- the phoU gene encoding phosphate signaling complex protein PhoU — MNRHFDRDIQRLTEKLLRLGAMVEDSIRDSITALLERDSDLAEAVIKRDKEIDALELEIDQAVLELIATMQPAAVDLRFVAAIMKITPDLERIGDLAQDVCERAIELNREPPLKRLSELETLARTAQEMVRQALDAFVNRDAVMAREVIARDDLVDHLTEQSFRELLTYMAESSDYIGRAIRLTFIGKYFERMADGATNLCEMVVYLVEGNVIKHAKLAEARR; from the coding sequence ATGAACAGGCATTTCGACCGTGACATACAGCGGCTGACGGAAAAGCTGCTCCGGCTGGGAGCGATGGTCGAGGATTCGATTCGTGACTCGATCACGGCACTGCTCGAAAGAGACAGCGACCTGGCGGAAGCGGTGATCAAGCGTGACAAGGAAATCGACGCTCTCGAGCTCGAGATCGACCAGGCGGTGCTGGAGCTCATCGCGACGATGCAGCCTGCCGCGGTCGACCTTCGATTCGTCGCCGCCATCATGAAGATCACGCCGGATCTCGAGCGGATCGGCGATCTCGCGCAGGACGTTTGTGAACGGGCCATCGAGCTCAATCGTGAGCCTCCGCTCAAGCGGCTCAGCGAGCTGGAGACTCTGGCGAGAACGGCGCAGGAAATGGTCCGGCAGGCGCTCGACGCATTCGTCAACCGCGATGCGGTCATGGCGAGAGAAGTGATTGCGAGAGACGACCTGGTGGATCACCTTACCGAGCAATCGTTCCGGGAGCTGCTCACTTACATGGCAGAGAGCTCCGACTACATCGGCCGGGCGATCCGGCTGACGTTCATCGGAAAGTACTTCGAGCGAATGGCCGACGGTGCGACGAATCTGTGCGAGATGGTGGTCTATCTCGTCGAAGGGAACGTGATCAAGCACGCGAAGCTCGCCGAGGCGCGTCGCTGA
- a CDS encoding response regulator transcription factor yields MRVALIEDDRDIAYTISLNLEREGWTVDHYTNGQEGLVAVERAGYDFLILDLNLPDLDGFTICREIRRGASTRDLPILMLTARTSERDRITGLELGADDYLMKPFSPRELIARVKAIRRRSDGYGTEAAVYEDRTLRVDHATFRVNVEGEEVHLARKELELLWLLIRNRPTVVSRDRILSEVWQMADDVETRTVDAHVRNLRKKIGKNRIGTVIGFGYRFEADPPEKRL; encoded by the coding sequence ATGCGCGTCGCTCTGATCGAGGACGATCGTGACATTGCGTACACGATCAGTCTCAATCTGGAGCGAGAAGGCTGGACGGTCGATCATTACACTAACGGCCAGGAAGGACTGGTTGCAGTCGAGCGAGCGGGGTACGACTTTCTGATCCTCGATCTGAACCTTCCCGACCTGGACGGTTTCACGATCTGCCGTGAGATTCGGCGTGGAGCCTCGACGCGCGATCTTCCCATTCTCATGCTGACCGCTCGAACCTCGGAGCGCGACCGGATCACGGGTCTGGAGCTCGGGGCCGACGACTATCTGATGAAGCCCTTCTCGCCGCGCGAGCTGATCGCCCGGGTGAAGGCGATCCGGCGCCGCAGCGACGGCTACGGGACCGAAGCGGCGGTCTACGAAGACAGAACCCTGCGGGTCGATCACGCTACGTTCCGGGTCAACGTCGAGGGGGAAGAGGTCCATCTGGCCCGCAAGGAGCTCGAGCTGCTCTGGTTGCTGATCCGGAACCGGCCGACGGTCGTTTCGAGGGATCGAATTCTGTCCGAGGTGTGGCAGATGGCGGACGACGTGGAGACGCGAACGGTCGATGCCCATGTCCGGAATCTGAGGAAAAAGATCGGGAAGAATCGGATCGGAACCGTCATCGGTTTTGGATACCGGTTCGAGGCGGATCCTCCCGAGAAACGGCTCTGA
- a CDS encoding PAS domain-containing sensor histidine kinase yields the protein MRELVVALLIAVAATIVVCVPVFAMIRMEDRGAAFLLVSSGMLFATLSALAIERRRATGAKRKVEDEVREVHDLLLDDASNPTAVWPSLTDPAVSELAELVVERQLELTARKDTLAGILDGFGEGILAIDSNETITLANQRLFELFDIRTEIVGRKYYEAVRDVRVRDVVKQALGGSPASARIPVMFGSEQRTLQLRGAPTRRGDAVALFVDITELERLSRIRRDFIADFSHEVRTPLTALRSSMETLEEGGLEPSQESELRQIMLRQLARLEKLVSGLSELRTLESGEVKLKREEVDMVALLEGLRRDFDTRAIEAGVKINLDSIGETVVLGDRIRLEQVFSNLIDNALRHATDTETLQLNVANEGDFVVVRVIDQGPGISPADRERIFNRFYRIDKSRESGGTGLGLAIVRHLVLLHGGSIRVEPGEPDGSIFVVSLPSA from the coding sequence TTGAGAGAGCTCGTCGTCGCCCTTCTGATCGCGGTTGCAGCAACGATCGTCGTCTGCGTTCCGGTCTTCGCTATGATCCGAATGGAAGATCGCGGCGCGGCGTTCCTCCTCGTATCGTCGGGGATGCTATTTGCGACTCTCTCCGCGCTTGCGATTGAGCGACGGCGCGCGACAGGGGCGAAGAGAAAAGTCGAGGATGAAGTGCGGGAAGTGCACGATCTTCTCCTCGACGATGCGTCCAACCCGACGGCAGTCTGGCCCTCGCTGACCGATCCGGCCGTCAGCGAGCTGGCCGAGCTCGTCGTGGAACGCCAGCTCGAGCTGACGGCGAGAAAGGACACGCTCGCCGGGATACTCGATGGGTTTGGCGAAGGAATTCTGGCAATCGATTCGAATGAGACGATCACGCTGGCGAATCAGCGATTGTTCGAGCTGTTCGACATCCGGACGGAGATCGTCGGACGCAAATACTACGAAGCAGTTCGCGACGTCCGGGTCAGAGACGTCGTGAAACAGGCGCTCGGAGGCTCCCCGGCGAGCGCGCGAATCCCGGTCATGTTCGGCTCGGAGCAGAGGACGTTGCAGTTGCGAGGGGCGCCGACGAGACGGGGAGACGCGGTTGCGCTCTTCGTCGACATCACCGAGCTCGAACGTCTCTCGAGAATCCGGCGGGACTTCATCGCCGACTTCTCGCACGAGGTCCGGACTCCGCTGACTGCGCTTCGGTCGTCGATGGAGACACTAGAGGAGGGGGGCCTCGAGCCCTCGCAGGAAAGCGAGTTGCGCCAGATCATGCTGAGGCAGCTCGCGCGTCTCGAGAAGCTCGTCTCGGGTCTGTCCGAGCTCAGGACCCTCGAGTCGGGAGAGGTGAAGCTGAAGCGCGAAGAGGTGGACATGGTCGCTCTTCTCGAGGGTCTCCGCAGGGATTTCGATACACGGGCGATCGAGGCGGGCGTGAAAATCAATCTCGACAGCATCGGCGAGACCGTCGTTCTGGGAGATCGGATCCGGCTCGAGCAGGTCTTCTCGAACCTGATCGACAACGCTCTTCGCCATGCGACCGACACCGAAACACTCCAACTGAATGTCGCGAACGAAGGGGATTTTGTCGTCGTCCGGGTGATCGATCAGGGTCCCGGCATTTCGCCCGCGGACCGCGAACGGATCTTCAATCGCTTCTATCGGATCGACAAGAGCCGCGAGAGTGGAGGTACCGGGCTCGGACTCGCCATCGTCAGGCATCTGGTGCTGTTACACGGCGGCTCGATCCGGGTCGAACCGGGCGAGCCGGACGGCTCCATCTTCGTCGTCTCCCTCCCTTCGGCCTGA